In a single window of the Candidatus Celerinatantimonas neptuna genome:
- the cpdA_3 gene encoding 3',5'-cyclic adenosine monophosphate phosphodiesterase CpdA, which produces MDNIIQISDIHFCISDESHSSRKNLSLILNKVNELYDEYILVLSGDLVMKADRAHYMELYKYIRNFTKNEIYAIPGNHDDIDLMKELAIQEKIFKIQDILEIDNNDIVFLDSSEKGEYLGGGKIDLSYFEVIKSKLRENSNKMVFIHHPPFKIGAEWFKKICIDNGDLFMKSLLEVNNLKYLSYGHCHNYFIEEKENTVFLSCPSSWVQFDHTCHNKMRYDPKINIGFNVFHLSDDISHDTITISNG; this is translated from the coding sequence ATGGATAACATAATTCAGATCTCCGATATACATTTTTGTATTAGCGATGAAAGCCATAGCTCAAGAAAAAATTTATCCTTAATATTAAATAAAGTTAATGAGCTATATGATGAATATATTTTAGTTCTTTCTGGCGACCTGGTGATGAAAGCTGATAGAGCGCATTACATGGAACTTTATAAGTATATAAGAAATTTTACTAAAAACGAAATATATGCTATTCCTGGCAATCATGATGATATAGATTTAATGAAAGAATTAGCTATACAAGAAAAAATTTTTAAAATTCAAGATATTCTAGAGATAGACAACAATGATATAGTTTTTTTAGACTCGAGTGAAAAAGGAGAATACTTAGGTGGAGGAAAGATCGATCTTTCTTATTTTGAAGTTATAAAGTCTAAACTTAGAGAGAACTCTAATAAGATGGTTTTCATTCATCACCCACCTTTTAAAATTGGAGCGGAATGGTTTAAAAAGATATGTATTGATAATGGTGATTTGTTTATGAAATCATTATTGGAAGTAAATAATCTAAAATATCTGTCTTATGGGCATTGCCATAACTACTTTATAGAAGAAAAAGAAAATACGGTATTTTTATCATGTCCTTCTTCATGGGTTCAGTTTGATCATACCTGTCATAATAAAATGAGGTATGATCCGAAAATAAATATTGGATTTAATGTCTTTCATCTATCTGATGACATTTCTCATGATACAATAACCATATCTAATGGTTAG
- the rhtC gene encoding Threonine efflux protein: MNISMIFLSVATIWGMAVVTPGANFFITVKYAIIKSRINLLSCIIGICSGTLFWASFGAYGLVNIFHSWPITYIFIKYFGGGYLIYLGIMSITNTSVNNDNMKLKQESDWLNNYLNGFLTNISNPKTPIFIASIFAVSFPKNMPSIFLIYVILEMVLISFLWYLLVGFFFLLKNQNQCLNILIII, from the coding sequence ATGAATATCTCCATGATATTTCTAAGTGTGGCAACAATCTGGGGAATGGCCGTTGTGACACCTGGTGCAAATTTCTTTATAACGGTAAAATATGCCATTATTAAATCTAGAATAAATCTATTATCTTGTATAATTGGCATATGTAGCGGCACTCTTTTTTGGGCATCATTTGGAGCATATGGTCTAGTGAATATTTTTCACTCCTGGCCAATAACATATATTTTCATAAAATACTTTGGAGGAGGTTATCTTATTTATTTGGGAATAATGTCAATAACAAATACAAGTGTAAATAATGATAACATGAAATTAAAACAAGAAAGTGATTGGTTGAATAATTATTTGAATGGTTTTCTTACTAATATATCAAACCCAAAAACTCCAATATTTATTGCTAGTATATTTGCGGTTTCTTTTCCTAAAAATATGCCAAGTATTTTTTTAATTTATGTGATACTTGAAATGGTTCTAATATCATTTTTATGGTATTTATTGGTTGGGTTTTTTTTTCTTCTAAAAAATCAAAATCAGTGTTTAAACATCTTAATAATCATATAA
- the fda gene encoding Fructose-bisphosphate aldolase class 1, whose amino-acid sequence MDLLHPIDSEKLERARSGQGFIAALDQSGGSTPKALKGYGVDESSYTQNGVQDSQMMFDLVHEMRTRVIRSAQFKGEQIMGAILFEDTMDRSIDGLGTAEYLWQKKQIVPFLKCDKGLAQEANGVRLMKPIPDLDATLERAVSHGVFGTKMRSVIDHYNEDGIRAIVDQQFEVGLQIARHGLVPILEPECTITADDRGQSEKLLADLLKQRLAQLDAHVKIMIKISIPVNATQYDELLRDLHVVRVVALSGGYGRDEANEKLKACPGIIASFSRALLQDLRAQQSDVEFDDSLRQAVESIYQASIG is encoded by the coding sequence ATGGATCTTCTTCATCCAATCGATTCAGAAAAGTTAGAACGGGCTCGTTCGGGGCAGGGGTTTATTGCCGCGTTGGATCAGTCGGGCGGGTCTACACCTAAGGCTTTAAAAGGGTATGGTGTGGATGAGTCATCTTATACGCAAAATGGTGTGCAAGATAGCCAGATGATGTTTGACCTGGTGCATGAGATGAGAACTCGGGTGATTCGCTCTGCGCAATTTAAAGGCGAACAGATCATGGGGGCGATTTTATTTGAAGATACGATGGACCGCTCCATTGACGGGCTGGGAACAGCAGAATACTTGTGGCAGAAAAAACAAATCGTACCATTTTTGAAATGCGATAAAGGGCTGGCTCAAGAAGCCAACGGGGTCAGGCTGATGAAACCTATCCCTGATTTAGATGCAACACTGGAGCGGGCGGTCTCTCATGGTGTGTTTGGTACTAAAATGCGCTCGGTGATCGATCATTATAACGAAGATGGGATTCGGGCTATTGTTGATCAGCAATTTGAAGTGGGGTTGCAAATTGCCAGACATGGGCTGGTCCCGATTTTAGAGCCGGAGTGTACTATTACTGCTGACGATCGGGGGCAATCTGAAAAATTACTGGCGGATTTGTTGAAACAACGGCTGGCGCAGTTGGATGCCCATGTCAAAATTATGATTAAGATTTCGATTCCGGTGAATGCAACGCAATATGATGAGTTGCTCCGTGACCTTCATGTGGTCAGAGTGGTTGCGCTTTCTGGCGGCTATGGTCGGGATGAGGCGAATGAAAAACTAAAAGCCTGCCCGGGCATTATTGCTTCATTTAGCCGTGCTTTATTGCAGGATCTGCGGGCTCAGCAATCAGATGTTGAATTTGATGATTCGCTCAGGCAGGCCGTTGAGTCGATTTATCAGGCCTCTATTGGTTAA
- the rbsB gene encoding Ribose import binding protein RbsB, translated as MNKKLLCAVALSLSSLFAGVASANNGLIAIITPSHDNPFFKAEAQGAKKEAEKLGYTTLVASHDDDANKQNQLISIAIARKAKAIILDNAGANVTIGAVEKAKKAGIPAFLIDREINKNGVAVAQIVSNNYQGAQLGGAKFVQLMHGKGNYVELLGRESDTNAHVRSEGYHDVIDAYSGLKMVAQQTANWSQTEAFTRMESILQAHPDIKGVIAGNDTMALGAEAALKAAGRKDVIVVGFDGSNYTRDSIIKHGNIKATVLQPAWYEAQLAVTEADKYIRTGSTGAPEKQLINCVLIDQSNASRLNNFFLKNK; from the coding sequence ATGAACAAAAAACTTCTTTGTGCGGTTGCGTTAAGCCTGTCTTCATTATTCGCTGGAGTTGCATCGGCCAATAATGGATTGATTGCAATTATCACACCTTCTCATGATAACCCATTTTTTAAAGCTGAAGCACAAGGTGCGAAAAAAGAAGCGGAAAAATTGGGATATACCACACTGGTTGCTTCGCATGATGATGATGCTAACAAGCAGAATCAGCTGATTTCAATTGCTATTGCCCGAAAGGCCAAAGCCATTATTTTGGATAATGCTGGGGCTAATGTGACCATCGGTGCTGTTGAGAAGGCTAAAAAAGCGGGCATTCCTGCGTTTCTTATTGATCGTGAAATTAATAAAAATGGTGTTGCTGTTGCTCAGATTGTTTCAAACAACTATCAGGGCGCGCAGTTAGGGGGCGCTAAATTTGTTCAGCTGATGCATGGAAAAGGCAATTATGTTGAGTTATTAGGCCGTGAATCTGATACCAATGCACACGTGCGCTCCGAAGGGTATCACGATGTCATTGATGCATATTCAGGGCTGAAAATGGTGGCTCAGCAAACTGCTAACTGGAGTCAGACAGAAGCGTTTACCCGTATGGAATCGATTCTGCAGGCTCATCCGGATATTAAAGGGGTGATTGCGGGAAATGACACAATGGCCCTGGGGGCTGAAGCAGCCTTAAAAGCTGCCGGTCGTAAAGACGTGATTGTCGTTGGTTTTGATGGCAGTAATTATACTCGTGACTCGATTATTAAGCATGGCAATATTAAGGCAACGGTTTTGCAACCAGCCTGGTATGAAGCGCAGCTCGCTGTGACTGAGGCGGATAAATACATTCGTACCGGAAGTACTGGAGCACCTGAGAAACAGCTGATTAATTGTGTGCTGATCGATCAATCGAATGCGAGTCGGTTAAATAACTTCTTCTTGAAAAATAAATAG
- the xylG gene encoding Xylose import ATP-binding protein XylG → MTLIQHDIVMSAKNISMAFPGTKALDNVSYNVYKGAVNVIIGENGAGKSTLMKILSGVQQPTEGRLYLGEQEIVIQSIRDAAKHGIGMVHQELALSENLTVSDNIFLGREACTKLNQIDKKYQYEVTENVMRRLKQAISPNEIVANLKVGQKQLVEIAKALAYEVDILILDEPTSALSSKEVKILFDVIRDLTAQGVSIIYISHRLEELMEIGTYITILRDGKFQCEAIVSEIDVPWIVRQMLGNEPTTNFLPEHRDFGIKIFEASNVTLISEVQTKLVDDASFHVQAGEIVGIYGLMGAGRTELFECILGKLPYSGNLYLNGKIIRNTIPTSDRIKMGIGLVPEDRKLSGIFPVSSVSNNLTVASLWKRLKGMTIANDDEEKAVEKTISDLSIKVSSPSIEIQALSGGNQQKVVIGRTLLTEPKLLLLDEPTRGIDIGAKGDVFEMMVNLSKRGIGILFSTSDLKEIMAISDRIIVMSNGKITADIPREQTTESDLVLASAQGY, encoded by the coding sequence ATGACATTGATTCAACATGATATTGTCATGTCAGCGAAAAATATTTCGATGGCTTTCCCTGGAACTAAAGCGTTAGATAACGTTTCATATAATGTTTATAAAGGCGCGGTGAATGTCATTATTGGCGAAAACGGCGCCGGTAAATCCACATTAATGAAAATTTTATCGGGTGTTCAGCAACCCACCGAAGGAAGGTTATATTTAGGAGAGCAAGAGATTGTTATCCAGAGTATTCGTGATGCAGCGAAACATGGCATTGGGATGGTTCATCAGGAGTTGGCACTCTCAGAAAATTTAACGGTATCCGATAATATTTTTCTTGGTAGAGAAGCATGTACGAAGTTAAATCAAATAGATAAAAAGTATCAATATGAAGTGACAGAAAATGTCATGCGCCGTTTAAAACAGGCTATTTCACCGAATGAAATTGTGGCTAATTTAAAAGTGGGTCAGAAACAACTGGTTGAAATTGCCAAAGCATTAGCCTATGAAGTCGATATATTAATATTAGATGAACCGACATCGGCACTTAGTTCAAAAGAAGTGAAGATCCTGTTTGATGTAATTCGGGATTTAACCGCTCAGGGTGTTTCTATTATTTATATCTCGCACCGATTAGAAGAGTTAATGGAAATCGGTACATATATTACGATTTTGAGAGATGGAAAATTCCAGTGCGAAGCCATTGTCAGTGAAATTGATGTGCCGTGGATTGTTCGTCAGATGCTTGGGAATGAGCCAACAACTAATTTTCTTCCTGAACACCGGGATTTTGGAATTAAAATATTCGAAGCATCAAATGTGACATTAATTAGTGAGGTGCAGACCAAGCTGGTCGATGATGCTTCATTTCATGTCCAGGCTGGTGAAATTGTCGGTATTTATGGATTAATGGGGGCGGGGAGAACTGAGTTATTTGAATGTATTTTAGGGAAGCTGCCTTATTCTGGAAATCTTTATCTGAATGGCAAGATTATCCGCAATACGATTCCAACATCAGATCGAATTAAGATGGGAATTGGTTTGGTCCCTGAAGACCGAAAATTGTCGGGTATTTTCCCGGTCAGTTCGGTATCGAATAATTTAACGGTTGCCAGTTTATGGAAGCGTTTAAAAGGCATGACGATTGCCAACGATGATGAAGAAAAGGCTGTTGAGAAAACGATATCTGATTTATCGATTAAAGTGTCATCGCCTTCTATTGAAATTCAGGCTTTAAGTGGAGGAAATCAGCAAAAGGTGGTTATTGGGCGAACCCTTCTGACCGAGCCTAAATTACTTTTGCTTGATGAACCGACTCGAGGGATTGATATCGGAGCCAAAGGTGATGTTTTTGAAATGATGGTCAATCTTTCTAAACGGGGGATTGGAATTCTGTTTTCAACATCGGATCTTAAAGAAATTATGGCTATATCTGATCGAATCATTGTGATGTCGAATGGCAAAATTACGGCCGATATTCCACGAGAACAAACAACTGAATCAGATTTGGTTTTAGCAAGTGCCCAAGGATATTAA
- the rbsC gene encoding Ribose import permease protein RbsC, which translates to MKTKTLEGVSDSRSGFSYGQLGLLLLKLRTFIALFIIVLFFTFTVKGFLATESLIIMIKHISINAFLALGMTFVIITAGIDLSVGSILGFCGMVAGYFIDHGLILHMFGIAIFPSVWVIIPVVLVIGALLGAMNGLIIVRYNVAPFICTLGTMYVIRGAALLLSNGASYPGLQGNPLLGNTGFDLIGEGTLFGIPYTIWLMFLVAAIIAYIAKKLPFGRHVYAIGDNERAAELSGVKVNQIKIWVYMISGLCAGIAGIVVTSQLVASNPSTGTSFELNAIAAVVLGGTSLAGGRGTIMGTLVGAFVIGILADGLVMMGVSEFWQMVVKGIVIIVAVVIDQMQSRLQYKVAIASQ; encoded by the coding sequence ATGAAAACAAAAACGCTTGAAGGTGTCAGTGATTCTCGTTCAGGCTTCAGTTATGGGCAACTTGGGTTGCTTCTATTGAAGTTAAGAACATTTATTGCCTTATTTATTATTGTGCTGTTTTTTACATTTACGGTCAAAGGCTTCTTAGCGACAGAAAGCTTAATTATCATGATTAAGCATATTTCAATTAATGCTTTTTTAGCTTTAGGAATGACGTTTGTGATTATTACAGCTGGAATTGATTTGTCGGTCGGGTCCATTCTTGGCTTTTGCGGCATGGTGGCCGGTTATTTTATTGACCATGGTCTTATTCTGCATATGTTTGGTATTGCTATTTTCCCCAGTGTCTGGGTCATTATTCCGGTGGTTTTAGTGATCGGTGCATTATTAGGGGCGATGAATGGTTTGATTATTGTCCGTTATAACGTTGCGCCATTTATTTGCACCTTAGGGACTATGTACGTTATTCGTGGCGCTGCGTTGTTATTATCGAATGGGGCTTCTTATCCGGGGTTACAAGGAAATCCTCTTTTAGGGAATACCGGATTTGATTTAATCGGTGAGGGGACTCTATTTGGTATTCCATATACGATTTGGCTCATGTTTCTGGTTGCCGCAATTATTGCGTATATTGCGAAAAAATTACCATTCGGTCGCCATGTTTATGCGATTGGTGATAATGAGCGGGCGGCGGAATTGTCTGGTGTGAAAGTGAATCAAATTAAAATCTGGGTCTATATGATTTCTGGATTATGTGCCGGGATTGCAGGCATTGTGGTGACGTCACAATTGGTTGCAAGTAACCCGTCAACAGGGACTTCATTTGAGTTGAATGCAATTGCTGCGGTGGTTTTAGGGGGAACATCTTTAGCCGGCGGTCGCGGAACCATTATGGGAACATTGGTCGGTGCATTTGTGATTGGTATTCTGGCAGATGGTTTGGTGATGATGGGAGTGAGTGAGTTTTGGCAAATGGTCGTCAAAGGTATTGTCATCATCGTCGCGGTGGTTATCGATCAGATGCAGAGTCGCTTGCAGTATAAAGTCGCAATCGCTTCTCAATAG
- the aptA gene encoding Apulose-4-phosphate transketolase subunit A: protein MNPYQLSIEQLEERARDIRKDIIVLNSQSPAGGHTGADLSQVELVTALYFRILNCAPDRIDDPQRDIYIQSKGHAAGGYYCCLCEAGYFPKSWLPTYQHADSKLPGHPVRHKTPGVELNTGALGHGLPVAVGLAVAAKKSGSDRKIFVVTGDGELAEGSNWEAALVAAHYKLDNLIIINDKNSLQLAGYTKDIMNTDPLGDKWKAFGMEVIECEGNNMASVVNTLEGLKSNGKPNVVIARTVKGAGVSFIAGKAEWHHRVPKGDEVQLALEELNHE, encoded by the coding sequence ATGAATCCATATCAATTATCGATTGAACAGTTAGAAGAAAGGGCTCGTGATATCAGAAAAGATATCATTGTTTTGAACTCGCAGAGTCCTGCTGGCGGACATACAGGCGCAGATTTATCACAAGTTGAACTTGTGACGGCTCTGTATTTTCGAATTCTTAATTGCGCTCCTGATCGCATCGATGATCCTCAGCGAGATATTTATATTCAATCGAAAGGTCATGCTGCAGGGGGCTATTACTGCTGCCTTTGTGAAGCCGGATATTTTCCGAAGTCATGGTTACCAACGTATCAGCATGCTGATTCGAAGCTCCCGGGGCATCCAGTCAGACATAAAACGCCAGGGGTTGAATTAAATACCGGTGCTTTAGGGCATGGTTTACCGGTGGCAGTTGGTTTGGCTGTGGCGGCTAAAAAAAGTGGCAGTGACCGGAAAATATTTGTGGTAACTGGTGATGGTGAATTAGCGGAAGGAAGTAATTGGGAAGCGGCTTTAGTGGCTGCGCATTACAAGCTGGATAACTTGATCATCATTAATGATAAGAATTCGTTGCAGCTGGCCGGATATACCAAAGATATTATGAACACAGATCCGTTAGGTGATAAATGGAAAGCATTTGGGATGGAGGTCATCGAATGTGAAGGAAATAACATGGCCTCTGTGGTGAATACGCTCGAAGGTCTGAAATCGAATGGAAAACCGAATGTTGTGATTGCCCGTACTGTCAAAGGGGCTGGGGTGTCATTCATTGCTGGAAAAGCCGAATGGCACCACCGGGTTCCGAAAGGGGATGAAGTTCAATTAGCATTGGAGGAATTGAATCATGAGTAA
- the aptB gene encoding Apulose-4-phosphate transketolase subunit B: MSNSEHLANVMVERFIEAVNRGVDLVPVVADSTSTAKIAPFVKAFPDRLINVGIAEQTLVGMAAGLALGGKVAATCNAAPFLISRSNEQVKVDVCYNNTNVKLFGLNAGASYGPLASTHHSIDDISVVRGFGNIEIYAPASPNQCRQIIDYALEKVGPVYIRLDGKALPEVYPEHYEFVPGKIDVLKKGQDVAIVAMGSTVHEAVDAANVLEKSGIHALVLSIASIRPCDRCELVHLLQNIPFVITVEEHNVNGGVGSLVAEVISENGIHTRLKRLGIEDGGYAIAADRRSMRAHHGFDADGIVKTATNMVNGD; the protein is encoded by the coding sequence ATGAGTAATAGCGAACATTTAGCCAATGTGATGGTGGAGCGTTTTATTGAAGCTGTTAATCGTGGGGTTGATTTGGTTCCTGTAGTGGCTGATTCGACGTCAACGGCCAAAATTGCGCCGTTTGTGAAGGCGTTTCCGGATCGATTAATTAATGTGGGGATTGCCGAACAAACATTAGTTGGAATGGCTGCTGGGTTAGCATTGGGTGGAAAAGTGGCGGCAACCTGTAATGCTGCGCCTTTTTTGATTTCGCGCTCTAATGAGCAGGTTAAAGTCGATGTCTGTTATAACAACACAAATGTGAAGTTGTTTGGTTTAAATGCGGGAGCCAGTTATGGACCTTTGGCCAGTACGCATCACAGTATTGATGATATTAGTGTGGTTCGTGGTTTCGGGAATATTGAAATCTATGCACCGGCATCGCCGAATCAGTGTCGTCAGATTATTGATTATGCCCTCGAGAAAGTCGGGCCTGTCTATATTCGCTTAGACGGGAAGGCTCTTCCTGAAGTTTATCCCGAACATTATGAATTTGTGCCTGGAAAAATTGATGTTCTTAAAAAAGGGCAGGACGTTGCAATTGTTGCAATGGGCTCAACTGTGCACGAAGCGGTTGATGCGGCCAACGTGCTTGAAAAATCAGGTATCCATGCTTTGGTTCTGAGTATTGCGTCGATTCGTCCATGCGATCGGTGTGAACTGGTTCACTTATTACAAAACATTCCCTTTGTGATAACCGTTGAAGAACATAATGTCAACGGAGGCGTTGGGAGTTTAGTCGCTGAAGTGATTTCGGAGAATGGTATTCATACGAGATTAAAACGGTTGGGTATTGAAGATGGTGGGTATGCGATTGCAGCTGATCGCCGCTCTATGCGTGCTCATCATGGATTTGATGCCGATGGTATTGTGAAAACAGCGACCAATATGGTGAATGGTGATTAA
- the aplK gene encoding Apulose kinase, which produces MVIKVSHPYILAIDEGTTNAKAITIDPQGLILSKGSQPVTLSHPFPGWAQQDPQAIWQATLQAVEQSVAHLPLEQLSGIAISNQRESVLIWERKTGRPLTPVVSWQCRRSEQICQEIADKPGAKQIKALTGSVLDPLFPASKIVWLLRDLENGFERALAGELCVGTVDTWLVWKLTGGKSYVTDYSNASRYQLFNIHRLSWDPLLLELFGIPVQCLPEVIPSCGERGVTCQCDVLPDGIPIHAQIGDSHAALYGQGGYQFGVVKATYGTGSSLMTSVESDDLSDASVSTTVAWHDGKPRLALEGNITHTGAAIQYMARLLGAFDVNTLSEMAWSVDGNSGVYFIPALAGLGAPHWKPQAKGVIGGLTDAATPEVLARAAFESIAYQIADLFFAMQDATDHPLAQLWVDGGPTKNRNLMQFQADLLQVPLVKNNLAEVSALGAGYLAGKSLGWWKTYQELSDLPRSVEIIQPNPKSESIQASYRRWKDLIHKACL; this is translated from the coding sequence ATGGTGATTAAGGTGAGTCATCCTTATATTTTGGCCATTGATGAAGGAACAACAAACGCTAAAGCGATTACGATTGATCCTCAAGGCCTGATACTCAGTAAAGGGAGCCAACCGGTGACGTTGTCCCATCCTTTCCCAGGGTGGGCCCAACAAGATCCGCAAGCTATTTGGCAGGCGACATTGCAGGCTGTTGAGCAGTCTGTCGCTCATTTACCTCTTGAGCAATTAAGTGGGATTGCCATTAGTAATCAACGGGAATCCGTGTTGATTTGGGAGCGGAAGACCGGACGACCTTTAACCCCTGTGGTGAGCTGGCAGTGTCGGCGTTCGGAGCAAATTTGTCAGGAAATTGCTGATAAACCTGGAGCCAAACAGATCAAAGCGTTGACCGGGTCGGTGTTAGATCCTTTATTCCCGGCTTCTAAAATTGTCTGGTTATTGCGAGATTTAGAGAACGGTTTTGAACGGGCTTTAGCCGGCGAGTTATGTGTTGGCACCGTTGATACCTGGTTGGTCTGGAAGTTAACGGGGGGGAAATCGTATGTGACTGATTATTCGAATGCATCGCGTTACCAGTTATTTAATATTCATCGGTTAAGCTGGGATCCTCTCCTTCTGGAATTGTTTGGTATCCCGGTTCAGTGTTTGCCGGAAGTGATTCCATCCTGTGGTGAACGGGGCGTGACCTGTCAGTGTGATGTATTGCCGGATGGGATCCCAATTCATGCTCAAATAGGTGATTCGCATGCAGCGCTTTATGGCCAGGGTGGATATCAATTCGGGGTTGTTAAAGCCACATATGGCACGGGCAGTTCGCTGATGACATCGGTTGAGTCTGATGATTTAAGCGATGCGTCTGTGTCGACAACGGTGGCATGGCATGATGGCAAACCGCGACTGGCACTTGAGGGAAATATTACGCATACCGGGGCTGCGATTCAATATATGGCCCGGCTGCTTGGGGCCTTTGATGTCAACACGCTCAGCGAGATGGCTTGGTCGGTTGATGGGAATTCAGGTGTTTATTTTATTCCTGCTCTGGCTGGTTTAGGGGCCCCACACTGGAAACCCCAGGCGAAAGGTGTGATTGGTGGTTTGACGGATGCTGCAACTCCTGAAGTTCTGGCTCGTGCTGCATTTGAGTCGATTGCTTATCAGATTGCTGATCTGTTTTTTGCGATGCAGGATGCAACGGATCATCCTTTAGCGCAATTATGGGTTGACGGTGGACCGACGAAAAATAGAAACCTGATGCAATTTCAGGCTGATTTATTACAAGTGCCACTGGTCAAAAATAACCTGGCTGAAGTATCGGCACTCGGGGCGGGTTATCTGGCCGGGAAGTCGTTGGGATGGTGGAAGACCTATCAGGAATTATCTGATTTACCGCGAAGTGTTGAAATTATACAGCCGAACCCGAAATCAGAATCGATTCAAGCGAGTTATCGCCGTTGGAAAGATTTAATCCATAAAGCTTGCCTATAA
- the deoR gene encoding Deoxyribonucleoside regulator, with protein sequence MLKRDEQRLLIKIATLYYEERQKQSDIAKRLDLSQSFVSRALARCLKENLVKISVVQPANIYLKTEAQLQARFGLGQAIVVDVEDPDNDDEIKKSIGSAAAHYLQTSLNVDDLVGISSWSSTIRAMVEELHPLKTKAKGVVQLLGGVGVNGSIQATMLTHSLASILNCEAYLLPSQSIERTVEYKQLLLNSKEVSSVVSMFNEVDLALVGIGMLEPSHLLKASGNYYEEDMLEILASKGAVGDICLHYFDEKGDPVLTDEIDPVIGMELSQVKECPRVIALAGGAEKAQAIKGALLGNYIDVLIVDYPTARMILQS encoded by the coding sequence ATGTTAAAAAGGGACGAACAACGCCTTTTGATTAAAATTGCAACTCTTTATTATGAAGAAAGGCAAAAACAGTCAGACATTGCAAAACGTCTGGATTTGTCTCAATCATTTGTCTCCAGGGCTTTGGCCCGTTGTCTGAAAGAAAATTTAGTTAAAATTAGTGTCGTTCAACCTGCAAATATCTATTTGAAAACCGAAGCTCAGCTTCAGGCTCGGTTTGGTCTGGGTCAGGCCATTGTTGTGGATGTGGAAGATCCTGATAATGATGATGAGATTAAAAAATCAATTGGATCAGCTGCGGCTCATTATCTGCAAACGTCATTGAATGTAGATGATTTAGTGGGCATTTCTTCGTGGAGCAGTACCATTCGGGCGATGGTTGAAGAACTTCATCCATTAAAAACCAAAGCCAAAGGCGTGGTTCAATTGCTTGGTGGTGTTGGTGTGAATGGCAGTATTCAGGCGACCATGTTAACGCATTCTCTGGCCAGTATTCTGAATTGTGAAGCGTATTTATTGCCATCTCAGAGTATTGAGCGGACGGTGGAATATAAACAGTTGCTCTTGAATTCCAAGGAAGTGAGTTCGGTGGTTTCGATGTTTAATGAGGTGGATTTAGCACTGGTCGGAATTGGTATGTTAGAGCCTTCTCACCTGCTTAAGGCATCCGGGAATTATTACGAAGAGGATATGTTAGAAATACTGGCCAGTAAAGGGGCTGTTGGGGATATTTGCCTGCATTATTTTGATGAAAAAGGGGACCCGGTTCTCACCGATGAGATTGATCCGGTGATTGGAATGGAATTGTCTCAGGTCAAAGAGTGCCCCAGGGTGATTGCTTTGGCCGGAGGAGCTGAAAAAGCACAGGCGATTAAAGGCGCTTTACTAGGAAATTATATTGATGTTTTAATTGTCGATTACCCAACAGCAAGAATGATTTTACAATCCTAA